In Zingiber officinale cultivar Zhangliang chromosome 8B, Zo_v1.1, whole genome shotgun sequence, a single genomic region encodes these proteins:
- the LOC122016982 gene encoding probable glutathione S-transferase GSTU6, producing MARAAAEDVKVLGHLLSPFVIRVLIAFRLKRVEYELVDVRLAEPKSEILVKSNPVYKMIPVLLHRGKPICESSVIVQYIDEEWSDDGGSSSILPADPFDRAIARFWAVYIDDKLPYLIRALRWEKEAAKVTELVGQFRQVLGRLEQAFTECGKGKGFFGGDAVGYLDIALGSCLGWIMALEKGKSVKLLDAEELPPLAGWAERFLAEESVKGLVPDADEHLKVYEVATARTSATPAA from the exons ATGGCCAGAGCTGCGGCAGAGGACGTGAAGGTTTTGGGTCACCTGCTGAGCCCCTTCGTCATCAGGGTTCTCATCGCCTTCCGCCTCAAGAGAGTCGAGTACGAGCTTGTGGATGTGCGGTTAGCGGAGCCGAAGAGCGAGATCCTGGTGAAGTCCAACCCGGTGTACAAGATGATCCCCGTGCTGCTCCACCGCGGAAAACCTATCTGCGAGTCCTCCGTCATCGTCCAGTACATCGACGAGGAGTGGTCTGACGACGGCGGATCCTCCTCCATCCTCCCCGCCGACCCCTTCGATCGCGCCATCGCTCGGTTCTGGGCCGTCTACATCGACGACAAG TTGCCTTATTTAATTAGGGCTTTGAGGTGGGAGAAGGAGGCGGCCAAGGTGACGGAGTTGGTCGGTCAATTTCGGCAGGTGCTGGGTCGGCTGGAACAGGCCTTCACGGAGTGCGGCAAAGGGAAGGGCTTCTTCGGCGGGGACGCCGTCGGCTACCTGGACATCGCGCTGGGGAGCTGCCTGGGGTGGATCATGGCGCTGGAGAAGGGTAAAAGCGTCAAACTTTTGGATGCGGAGGAGCTTCCTCCGCTGGCGGGATGGGCGGAGCGGTTCCTAGCGGAGGAATCAGTGAAGGGGTTGGTGCCGGACGCCGACGAGCATCTGAAGGTTTACGAAGTCGCGACGGCGAGGACGAGCGCTACTCCTGCTGCATAA